A stretch of DNA from Dehalobacterium formicoaceticum:
GCGAATATAGATGCGAGTTATTCTAGGATTGGAATAAATATATGTTTGGAAATTATTCAATTTATATTATATCGGAAATAGGCCGTTCAGTCAACCCTATCCGGCAAAGGCTCCCAGTTTTCTGCCGCCGATTAAGTGAAAATGCAGGTGGTAAACTTCCTGACCGCCATTTTCCTTGCAATTGTTTACCAAGCGATATCCCTGCTCAGCAATACCAGCTTCTTGGGCGATTTTAACAGCCGCCACATGGATTCGTCCGATTAAATCGGCATCTTCCGGCTCAATCTGAGAGATATCAGGTATATGACGTTTGGGAATGATTAAAATATGTACCGGTGCCCTGGGATTAATGTCTTTAAAAGCAAAAATATCTTTGTCTTCATAGACAATCTGGGAAGGAATCTCTTTGTTAATAATCTTGCAGAATATACAATCCATGATTTCACCCCTTTTATTTTTTAAGATGGCCAAAAATAACATTATCCTGATAACGTTCCAAAGAAACCGAGACCAGCTGACCTTTATAATCACCATTTTCGGCAAACAAGATTTTTAAATAATTGCCACTATGGCCTTCCCAAAAATTTTCTCCGTTAATCTCTACCCTTTGCTCCGCTAAAACCTCCACGGTTCTTCCTAAATATTTCCGTGCGTATTCCCGGGACAATCTTTCCCCTAAAGCAATCAATCGCTTGCTGCGCTCTTCTTTCACCTGCGGGGAAATCTGATCCGGAAAAGAGGCTGCCGCTGTGCCCTTGCGGGGAGAATATTTAAAAACATGAAGACCGGAAAACCCGATTTTTTCCACCAGATCATAGGTGTTTTGGAAAGCTTCCTCTGTTTCTCCCGGAAAACCTACCATAATATCTGTCGTAAAGGCGATATCAGGAAGTATCCTACGAATCCGTTCCACTAAGGATAAATAATAGGCGGTGTCATAGTGTCTGTTCATCCGACCTAAGATCTCATCATCACCACTTTGTAAAGAAATATGAAGATGGGGGCATAAGATAGGAGAACTCGTCATCACCTGGAGTAATTCCTCATTAATTTCATTGGGATCTAAAGAACTGATGCGCAGCCTTTTTAAATCAGATATCCGGACTAATTCCCCCACCAAACCGGCTAAATCCATTTGTGGCCTTAAATCAGACCCATAGGCTCCCGTATGGATTCCGGTCAGAATTATTTCCTTGTATCCGCTGTAAACCAGTTGTTTTGCCGCCTCCAAGACCCGTTCTAAAGGCCTGCTCCGCACCGGGCCCCGGGCATAGGGAATAATACAATAAGAGCAATACTGATTACAGCCTTCCTGAATTTTCAGATAGGCCCGGACCATATGAGGATGAAGCTCTTCTCCGGTTATTTCCTCAAAGTCATCCGCCTGCATAATATCCCCGACAACATTGAGCGGTTTCCGCGCCGCTTTGGCCTCTTCCAGCAGGTCAAGCAAACGATGACGATCTTGAGTGCCGATGACTAAATCCACTCCATTAATCCCCAAAACATCCCCGGGAGAAGTTTGAGCGTAACAGCCGGTAACCACCACCATGGCGGCCGGATTATTTTTGATCGCCCGCCGAACCATTTGACGGGATTTACGATCTGCCAAGTGGGTCACGGTACAGGTATTGATGACATAAAGATCAGCTTTTTCTTCAAAGGGTACCTCTTGAAAACCTGCCTGGATTAAGCTGCTCACGATGGCATCCGTTTCGTTTTGGTTCACCTTGCAGCCCAATGTACAAACGGCCACCTTTGATTTATTGATTTCTCTTGCCACCTAAATCACCCAGTTCATAAAGAATAATGGAAAGCGCAACAAATCCGGCGGTTTCCGTGCGTAAAATCCTAGGCCCCAAAGAAACCTTATGGGCACCCCACTCCATGGCCAGCTCTGCCTCCTCAGAGGAAATCCCTCCTTCCGGACCGATCAGCAAGGCAAAGGGGCCGGTAATCTGAGGGTAACTGCGGAAATAATCCTTCAATCCCGACTGCCTTTCTTCTTCCCAAGGCATGATCAAGGTGGTTTCCGGAGGCAATTGCCGTAGAGCTGCCACCAAATCAGAAATCGGAAGAATTGGAGGTACAACGGATCTCTGGCTTTGTTTAGCTGCTTCTGCTGCCACCCGCTGCCATCTTTCCCGCCGTTTTTCTTCTTTTTCTGAAGAAAGTTTGACAATGGTTCGTTTCATTTGCACCGGGATCAATTTCTTGATGCCGATTTCCGTGCATTTCTGAATAATAAGTTCCATTTTTTCTCCCTTTGGTATCCCTTGTAGGAGAAAAACATCCACAGGAGGCTCTTGGCTGGAGGAAACCCGTTCCAATATCTTTGCCTCCACTGATTGGGGGGAGGAGGAGATTATTTCCGCCAAATATTCGGTTCCTGCTCCATCGGTGACGATCATGCGGTCACCCGGATTCAAGCGCAGTACCCGATTGATATGATGCACATCACTCCCGGTGATGGTAATAAGTTCATCCATAATCTGAGTGGGAGAAACAAAGAACCTATGCATAACATCAACCTCGCCGGGCGATCACAACCACCCATTCTCCCTCATGCATCACTTTCTCAATTAAAAATGCATGTTCCTTTAAAACAGTTTCTACATCTAATAATCGCTCTTTTATGATACCGGAAGCAATGAAAATTCCATTTTTCTCGAGTAAAGCAAGAGTCTGAGGAATCAGACGGATAATAACATCTGCGATAATATTGGCTACGATGATATCTGCTGTTCCCTTGATACCGGAAGCTAAATCCCCCTGAACAACAGAAACACGCGCATTCGCTCCATTCAAGGTAATATTATCTCTGGTGGCATCAATGCTCACCGGATCATGGTCAATGGCCAACACCTTTCCTGCTCCTAATTTAGCAGCAGTCAGCGCCAGAATACCGGAACCGGAACCAACGTCAATAACGCGGCAACCTGGGAAAACGTATTCTTCCAAGGCCCGGATACACATGGCTGTCGTAGGATGATTTCCTGTGCCAAAAGCCATGCCCGGATCCATTTCAATGATGATTTCTCCTTCTTTGGCCTGGTATGATTCCCAGGAAGGTTTAATCACGACCCGATTACCAATTCTCTCCGGTTTGTAATAGGCTTTCCAGGAGGTAGCCCAGTCTTCAGTAGCAACCTCAGTTTCGGTAATTTGAAGCCTTCCTTCAGGAAAAAGAGATCTGATTTCCTCCGATTGCTTTTTAAAGGCTGCCATGGTTTCAACTAAACGATGATCAATGGGAAAATAGCCTTTAATGATCACATTTTCTGCATCTAAAAGCTCCGGAGAGATCTCCCAAGCATCCCAACTCTGATCATCAATATTTCGGCGCATGGCAAAAGGCTCTTCAATCACAACACCCCCGGCTCCTAATTCCCAAAACAAATTCGCCAGGGATTCAGACATTTCTTCTGTTGTTGTAACGGTTACTTCTAAATAATTCAAATTAAGCACCTCAACCTTTAAAAGCATCTTTTACCTTATTAAAAAAACCCTTTCCTTTATCAGCACGGTGACTATCAGATTCATGTTCTTCAGAAGGTAAATTCCCAAAATCACGCAGTATCTCCTTCTGCTCTTCGGTAAGATGGGTGGGGGTGACCACTTTAACACGTACATGATGATCCCCTCTCCCGTAGCCTCTCAGCTTGGTTATCCCCCGACCCCGCAAGCGAAAGGAAGTACCTGTTTGAGTTCCTTCCGGAATCGTTAGTTTAACCTTGCCATCCAGGGTCGGTATCTCTACCTCGCAGCCCAGGGCTGCCTGAACGAAGGATAAGGGAAATTCGCCAATGACATCATCGTTTTCTCTCTTGAAGGTATCATGAGGACGTACCGACACATAAACGTAA
This window harbors:
- a CDS encoding 16S rRNA (uracil(1498)-N(3))-methyltransferase — encoded protein: MHRFFVSPTQIMDELITITGSDVHHINRVLRLNPGDRMIVTDGAGTEYLAEIISSSPQSVEAKILERVSSSQEPPVDVFLLQGIPKGEKMELIIQKCTEIGIKKLIPVQMKRTIVKLSSEKEEKRRERWQRVAAEAAKQSQRSVVPPILPISDLVAALRQLPPETTLIMPWEEERQSGLKDYFRSYPQITGPFALLIGPEGGISSEEAELAMEWGAHKVSLGPRILRTETAGFVALSIILYELGDLGGKRNQ
- a CDS encoding histidine triad nucleotide-binding protein; its protein translation is MMDCIFCKIINKEIPSQIVYEDKDIFAFKDINPRAPVHILIIPKRHIPDISQIEPEDADLIGRIHVAAVKIAQEAGIAEQGYRLVNNCKENGGQEVYHLHFHLIGGRKLGAFAG
- the prmA gene encoding 50S ribosomal protein L11 methyltransferase, whose amino-acid sequence is MNYLEVTVTTTEEMSESLANLFWELGAGGVVIEEPFAMRRNIDDQSWDAWEISPELLDAENVIIKGYFPIDHRLVETMAAFKKQSEEIRSLFPEGRLQITETEVATEDWATSWKAYYKPERIGNRVVIKPSWESYQAKEGEIIIEMDPGMAFGTGNHPTTAMCIRALEEYVFPGCRVIDVGSGSGILALTAAKLGAGKVLAIDHDPVSIDATRDNITLNGANARVSVVQGDLASGIKGTADIIVANIIADVIIRLIPQTLALLEKNGIFIASGIIKERLLDVETVLKEHAFLIEKVMHEGEWVVVIARRG
- the mtaB gene encoding tRNA (N(6)-L-threonylcarbamoyladenosine(37)-C(2))-methylthiotransferase MtaB; the protein is MAREINKSKVAVCTLGCKVNQNETDAIVSSLIQAGFQEVPFEEKADLYVINTCTVTHLADRKSRQMVRRAIKNNPAAMVVVTGCYAQTSPGDVLGINGVDLVIGTQDRHRLLDLLEEAKAARKPLNVVGDIMQADDFEEITGEELHPHMVRAYLKIQEGCNQYCSYCIIPYARGPVRSRPLERVLEAAKQLVYSGYKEIILTGIHTGAYGSDLRPQMDLAGLVGELVRISDLKRLRISSLDPNEINEELLQVMTSSPILCPHLHISLQSGDDEILGRMNRHYDTAYYLSLVERIRRILPDIAFTTDIMVGFPGETEEAFQNTYDLVEKIGFSGLHVFKYSPRKGTAAASFPDQISPQVKEERSKRLIALGERLSREYARKYLGRTVEVLAEQRVEINGENFWEGHSGNYLKILFAENGDYKGQLVSVSLERYQDNVIFGHLKK